The Methylomusa anaerophila genome has a segment encoding these proteins:
- a CDS encoding MBL fold metallo-hydrolase: MNSFQVYQLKLKSMFFKNYCYIIMDTATKQTAIVDPAWELDTIELLLNKINADLVMILLTHSHFDHVNLVNPLLKKYNPQVVMSAKEIDYYKFACNNLMPIAHDDLLTVGDTKIKCLLTPGHTAGSACFLLSDCLFTGDTIFIEGCGMCDANGGNPAEMYNSIQLIKNTVSPDVLIYPAHSYGKAPGYPLNYLLKENIYFQIDKREHFIAFRMRKNQNNLFTFY, encoded by the coding sequence ATGAATAGTTTTCAAGTATATCAGCTAAAACTTAAATCTATGTTCTTTAAAAACTATTGCTATATCATTATGGATACGGCAACAAAGCAGACAGCCATTGTCGATCCAGCTTGGGAATTAGATACTATTGAATTATTGCTAAATAAAATAAATGCCGACTTAGTTATGATTCTGTTAACTCATTCCCATTTTGACCACGTTAATCTGGTCAATCCGCTATTGAAAAAATACAATCCGCAAGTAGTAATGTCAGCAAAAGAAATCGATTATTACAAATTTGCATGTAACAACTTAATGCCAATAGCCCATGATGATCTACTCACAGTAGGCGACACCAAGATAAAATGTCTTCTTACTCCCGGGCATACCGCCGGAAGTGCATGTTTTCTTTTGTCAGATTGTTTGTTTACCGGCGATACCATTTTTATTGAGGGTTGTGGTATGTGTGATGCAAATGGCGGTAATCCGGCAGAAATGTATAACAGCATTCAATTGATTAAAAATACCGTTTCTCCCGATGTACTTATCTACCCTGCCCATTCTTATGGAAAAGCACCGGGATACCCTCTGAATTATCTTCTCAAGGAAAACATTTATTTTCAGATTGATAAACGGGAACATTTTATTGCATTTCGAATGCGTAAAAACCAAAATAATTTATTTACATTTTATTAA
- a CDS encoding acyltransferase domain-containing protein: MFSGQGSQYYHMGKALYSQNTVFRHWLSKLNDIVYNSAGISIIDEIYNQAKSKGDRFDNLIYTHPAIFMVEYSLVQVLIEQGIKPDYVLGASLGEFTAAAIAGVLSLEETLDCILKQVEVFEKYCQPGSMIAVIHNPDLYNQSAEIFLHSELAAVNYSSHFVISGHSSSLFDIEKYLKTEDMQFLTLPVKYGFHSTNIDPAEEEYKKFLRNFSFSFRKPEIPIISCSLSSWVTDISPEYFWNVVRQPIQFQKTIGKLEATRQFNYIDLGPSGTLASFVRNNLLDKGSASQIYDVLTPFDQEIKKLDKLNELKFKIK, encoded by the coding sequence ATGTTTTCAGGTCAAGGATCACAATATTATCATATGGGCAAGGCGCTCTACAGCCAAAATACAGTATTTAGACACTGGCTGTCCAAATTAAACGACATTGTGTATAATAGTGCCGGTATCTCAATTATTGATGAAATTTACAACCAAGCAAAAAGTAAAGGGGACAGATTCGATAACCTTATATACACTCATCCTGCCATTTTTATGGTAGAATATTCTTTAGTCCAAGTATTAATTGAACAGGGAATTAAGCCTGATTATGTATTAGGGGCAAGCCTGGGAGAATTTACTGCGGCAGCAATTGCGGGTGTCCTTTCACTGGAAGAAACACTGGATTGTATTTTAAAACAAGTAGAGGTATTTGAAAAATATTGTCAACCCGGAAGTATGATAGCGGTAATTCATAATCCGGATTTGTATAATCAATCTGCTGAAATTTTCCTCCATTCGGAACTGGCTGCAGTTAATTATTCTTCCCATTTTGTTATTTCCGGTCATAGCAGCAGTTTATTCGATATTGAGAAATATTTAAAAACTGAAGATATGCAATTTCTCACACTGCCTGTAAAATATGGTTTTCATTCTACTAATATTGATCCGGCCGAAGAGGAATATAAGAAGTTTTTACGCAATTTTTCCTTTTCCTTTAGAAAACCTGAGATTCCGATTATATCCTGTTCATTGAGCAGTTGGGTTACAGATATCTCGCCGGAGTATTTTTGGAATGTTGTCCGGCAACCGATTCAGTTTCAAAAAACTATAGGCAAACTTGAAGCAACCCGTCAGTTTAACTATATTGACTTGGGACCATCCGGGACATTGGCCAGCTTTGTGAGAAACAACTTACTAGATAAAGGCTCTGCATCACAAATTTATGACGTTTTAACTCCTTTCGATCAGGAGATTAAAAAACTGGACAAATTAAATGAATTAAAATTTAAAATTAAGTGA
- a CDS encoding efflux RND transporter periplasmic adaptor subunit, whose product MVREWLSGLGRWLRRRRLLLVLLVAALAGGLWWTWHGRQGEKTVVPPVKADNRILAEGIVFPVRYAQMVMPVDGTIGEILVNEGDKVKTGQSLIRLVRQDYQARVGSARSDVDRATAAVEQARVNVADAERELERQQRLDAAGATSRQQLDQAKTAVQRTRAALAQVQADLITQEERLSEAEGLLNKTELQAPMDGTVSFLDVKVGEHALIGTVLVRIADESAWEVRSDDLTELVIAKIRVGDSVALTFDGIPDLSIPGKVNFIRPYGEKKRGDITYTVTVSPDRWDDRLRWMMTAQMAITPSQ is encoded by the coding sequence ATGGTTAGAGAGTGGTTGTCTGGTTTGGGGAGGTGGCTAAGGCGGCGCCGGTTGCTGTTGGTGCTGTTGGTGGCGGCATTGGCGGGAGGCCTGTGGTGGACATGGCACGGTCGCCAAGGGGAAAAGACGGTTGTACCGCCGGTAAAAGCGGATAACCGGATATTGGCTGAAGGGATCGTATTTCCGGTACGTTATGCCCAGATGGTGATGCCGGTAGACGGAACGATAGGTGAGATTCTGGTCAACGAGGGGGACAAGGTGAAAACCGGACAATCTCTCATCCGGCTGGTGCGCCAGGATTACCAGGCCCGGGTGGGCAGCGCCCGCTCGGATGTAGACCGGGCAACTGCGGCAGTGGAGCAGGCCAGGGTGAATGTGGCCGATGCGGAACGGGAACTGGAGCGTCAGCAGCGACTGGATGCAGCCGGGGCTACATCCCGGCAACAGCTTGACCAGGCAAAGACGGCGGTCCAGCGGACCCGGGCGGCGCTGGCGCAAGTTCAGGCCGACCTGATAACCCAGGAAGAAAGGCTGTCTGAAGCCGAAGGGTTGCTCAACAAGACCGAACTGCAAGCGCCGATGGACGGTACAGTATCTTTTCTCGATGTAAAAGTGGGCGAACACGCCTTAATAGGCACGGTGCTTGTGCGCATCGCCGATGAATCCGCCTGGGAAGTTCGAAGTGATGACTTAACGGAGTTGGTCATAGCCAAGATTCGGGTGGGCGACTCTGTGGCCTTGACTTTTGACGGGATACCGGATCTATCGATTCCCGGAAAAGTAAATTTTATCCGGCCCTATGGGGAAAAGAAGCGCGGCGACATCACCTACACGGTAACCGTTTCGCCGGACCGCTGGGATGACCGGCTGCGCTGGATGATGACTGCCCAGATGGCCATTACGCCGTCGCAGTAA
- a CDS encoding 4'-phosphopantetheinyl transferase family protein has product MRNRNIFIDEFDLIRPENKFSATLCCCSFSHKIDYEGIIQYLHTQERNYYNTLKFEKRSRSYLIGRFAAKQAVAALTGEEKLTDIVIQSGVFTHPIVISNKQNIQVSITHCEDYGAALAFPEAHPMGIDLERIDPCKRDVLTGQNTEFEATRIVPLVAAAASYDAGLTLLWTAKEALSKILKTGLMTPFELFEISRIDIGDDFIMCYYKNFAQYKAMSFIVDNYMYSIAYPIKTQLHFDVRSLKENYLQAAVKTAI; this is encoded by the coding sequence ATGCGGAACCGTAATATTTTTATCGATGAGTTTGACTTAATAAGGCCGGAGAATAAATTTAGCGCCACCCTATGTTGCTGTTCTTTTTCCCATAAAATAGATTATGAAGGGATAATTCAATACTTACATACGCAAGAGCGTAATTATTACAATACATTAAAATTTGAAAAGCGGAGCAGAAGTTATCTTATAGGGCGCTTTGCCGCCAAACAAGCGGTAGCTGCTCTAACCGGCGAAGAAAAGTTAACGGATATTGTCATTCAATCCGGTGTCTTTACTCATCCGATCGTTATATCCAATAAGCAAAATATTCAAGTCAGTATTACCCACTGCGAGGATTATGGAGCGGCGCTGGCCTTTCCGGAAGCTCATCCTATGGGAATTGACCTGGAGAGGATTGATCCCTGCAAAAGGGATGTTTTGACCGGACAAAATACTGAATTTGAAGCTACAAGGATTGTTCCTTTGGTTGCTGCCGCTGCTTCCTATGATGCAGGTTTGACTCTTTTGTGGACAGCTAAGGAGGCATTATCCAAGATTCTTAAAACGGGTTTAATGACCCCATTTGAACTTTTTGAGATTTCACGAATTGACATTGGCGATGACTTTATAATGTGTTATTATAAAAATTTTGCTCAATATAAAGCCATGTCCTTTATTGTTGATAATTACATGTACTCAATTGCCTATCCTATAAAAACCCAATTGCATTTTGATGTTAGGTCTTTGAAAGAAAACTATCTGCAGGCAGCAGTTAAGACTGCAATTTAA
- a CDS encoding metallophosphoesterase: protein MKVFSISDIHVDFEENLHWFNNLSLYDYQNDLLILAGDVTHVIQLFEATLRSLRKRFWEVLFVPGNHDLWIPHTSSKHSLEKLQLLKAVTADCGVRTEPFHLPSLSIIPLTAWYDYSFGEPSQEVFETWTDYRACKWPEPHNEKSITEHFIAMNEPFVDDSNSNSNSNENRYIISFSHFLPRIDIMPDYIPLARRNLYPVLGTTLLEDQIRRLGSRIHVYGHSHVNNQVVKDNILYVNNAFGYPYETQITAKKLKCIFKI from the coding sequence TTGAAAGTATTTTCTATCTCAGATATTCATGTTGATTTTGAAGAAAATCTTCATTGGTTTAATAATCTATCCCTTTATGATTACCAAAATGATCTCCTTATTTTAGCCGGGGATGTAACACACGTCATCCAATTATTCGAAGCGACATTAAGAAGTTTAAGGAAACGGTTTTGGGAGGTTCTGTTTGTTCCCGGCAATCACGATTTATGGATTCCCCATACTTCCAGTAAACATTCACTGGAAAAACTGCAATTGCTTAAAGCCGTAACTGCTGATTGTGGCGTAAGAACGGAACCGTTTCATTTGCCCTCTTTATCCATTATTCCTTTAACGGCATGGTATGATTATTCCTTTGGCGAGCCATCCCAGGAAGTTTTTGAAACCTGGACCGATTACCGGGCGTGTAAATGGCCTGAACCTCATAATGAAAAGAGCATTACCGAACATTTCATCGCTATGAATGAACCATTTGTGGATGACAGTAACAGTAATAGTAATAGTAATGAAAACCGGTATATTATTTCCTTTTCTCATTTTTTACCACGGATTGATATAATGCCGGATTATATTCCCCTTGCAAGAAGAAACTTGTATCCGGTGCTTGGAACAACATTACTTGAAGACCAAATTCGCAGACTGGGCTCAAGGATTCATGTTTATGGGCACAGCCATGTCAATAATCAAGTCGTGAAAGATAACATTTTATATGTCAATAATGCTTTCGGATATCCTTACGAGACGCAAATTACCGCAAAAAAACTGAAGTGTATTTTCAAGATATAA